From the genome of Pueribacillus theae:
AAGCTAAGATTCATGCAGCATGGCTCGTACGGTACTTGATGAAAGAGATTAATATTCCAATTAGTAATGTCGTCCAGCATAATAAATGGTCTGGAAAGAACTGTCCTAGAAATCTAAGAAAAGGAGCTAATTGGGATGAATTTATTGCACTGGTTCAAGGGGTTAAATATTCTGCTCCAGCCAAGGAAAAAACCAAAGATACCTCCACCCCCAAGTCCAGCGGCTTAATTAGAGTCGGGAGCAAAGGTTCGGAGGTTAAGTCGTATCAAAATAGACTCAAGAAAATGGGCTACAATCCTGGGAAAGTGGACGGAATTTTCGGCCCTAACACTGAGGCAGCTCTACGCCTCTTCCAGTTAGACGCTGGAATAAGCGTTGACGGAATTATCGGGCCTGATACAAAGAAAGCGTTCACTACAATGGTAAAATATCCTGGCTATCTTATCTCGGTTAAAAAACCCCTTATGAAGGGAAAATCGGTTAAAATTGTTCAGCGTAAAACCGGAGTACTTGTAGACGGACTATACGGAAAAAATTCTGAGTTGGCTGTAAGAAAGTATCAATTAAAGAACAAGTTACAAGTAGACGGAATTGTAGGGCCGAAAACTTGGATGAAAATGTTTGGATAAGGAGGTAAAATCGTGAGTTTAGCTGCGTTAAGAGATCGAATACAGGGCGCGCGTTATCCGACTGTCATGAGACCTAGTCCTAAGCCTACTTCAAGGCTTGATACGTTAAAGTCTTTATCGAATCAGGCTAGGACGAAAAAGATCACGCCTAAAAAGACCGCAACAACTGTTAAATCGGCTCCTAAATCATCAACATCTGGCGCGCCGAACACGCTTCCTTTAAGTTCTGTTTCCCCTCCGATAACGTATACGCCTATGGTTCCAAAATTCCGAGATATCCCGACATTTGACGCTTCTTATTTCATGCCGAACGATACATTGAAACTGATTAATAAGCTTATGAACGCAAAACCAAACATGAATGAAAAACAGCTTCAGGAACGGGCTAAGACGCAAACTGAGTTGTTGACAAATCCTCAAATTGAAGCTCT
Proteins encoded in this window:
- a CDS encoding N-acetylmuramoyl-L-alanine amidase translates to MKIIQAFIPKSNTFTRPGFSMKPEYITVHETDNPNVGANALAHARLQENGNRRQASWHFQVDDKPIIYQSIPTNEAAWAGGDGRNGTGNRKSVHIEICVNRDGDYGKAKIHAAWLVRYLMKEINIPISNVVQHNKWSGKNCPRNLRKGANWDEFIALVQGVKYSAPAKEKTKDTSTPKSSGLIRVGSKGSEVKSYQNRLKKMGYNPGKVDGIFGPNTEAALRLFQLDAGISVDGIIGPDTKKAFTTMVKYPGYLISVKKPLMKGKSVKIVQRKTGVLVDGLYGKNSELAVRKYQLKNKLQVDGIVGPKTWMKMFG